TGTGGCTTTGGCCTTTCGCCATATTTTGAAgtcataaaaaaagggaaataaatcgatattcttcctccaaacatgaAAGATCATCTTTAACCTTGAAAACCTTTGACTCACCAAGCAGACATTTTTTGTTCATGCCTCTGTTCACTAAATCTGAATTTGAGGCGAGTCATTTTCTCATTTTGTGAAACCAAAGCGTTGTTGTTTTTATCGTATTTGCACGCTTCTGTGCATCGACACGCACAAACAGACATGTGCACCCACCACATATCGCACAAAGCAATCAGTTAAATGAAACGCTGCACAATAGGAGCTGCTCCTAAAGTCAGCTCTCGACAAACATAGTTAACAGAAATGTGCTCTCATCAGGCTGAATGGAGAGAGGAGGTGAAACAGCACTTTGAAAAGATTAAATCTGAGGGCACTTGTCTGCACCGACTCGACGAGGAACTGATCAACCGACGCAGAGAGGAACTCAGGTCGGCCGTTTCACATATTCTGACACAATTTAGCTTATATTTACTCAAAGTCTTATGCTCTACCAGACTATTGGCAACCTGAAGATAGCTGTGACTGTATGATGAAAGTATGAAATCTCCTCCCTTTGTCCCTTTCTTGCTGCCTCTCCTTTGTCTGCCTttgagaatcagaatcagttCTTTGAGTGTATGTCTGATGTTATATAGATCCAGAATGACATGATCAGCTCTCTTTTCTTTCCAGACATGCTTTGGACATCCGTGAACACTACGAGAGGAAACTGGAGAGGGCTAATAACCTTTACATGGAGCTCAGCGCTGTCATGCTGCAGTTAGAGCTCAAAGAAAAAGAGTTGCAGAGGTGCACATGAATActcaaaaaaagagaagaagaagctcTTTACATATAAGACCTTCGTGCATTTAAACTGTGATGTAATATTGTTATTTATTTCCAGGAGAGAGCAGTCTTTGGATAAAAAGTACCCAGGACTGTTCAAGCACCACAGCTCCAGACAGAGTGGCTCCTCCAACTCCATGGACAAACTCATCAAGAAGAGAAATGTCCCACAGAAACTGCCCTCAGGAAAGAGGTGTGAGATCACATTTCAGTGGGGATTTGGTAAAAGATTGATACAGAAAAGGGTTAAATAAATATGCATGAGAGTTGTGGAGTGCAGTTGTTGACTAATCCTTCCCACTTGTTCAGGCCAGACCTTCTTAAGTCTGAGGTAATCATTCCCAAAATGGATCCTTCCGTAATGCAAGTCACTATCCCGGCCTGCCCCAACAGAAGCTCCACTTCCCCCAGCCGGTCCAGGCGAGTGAAGACCCGCCACCGCAAGCCGGGCAAGGGCAGCAGCGGGGACCTGGCCGGACTGAAGGCCAATCAGTCGTCCCCTAACAGGAACACGGCCGCCCAGGCCAACAGCTCCACCAACAACACCTCCAAGCAGCTGCTGGAGCCGTCTGCAGCCCTGCGGGGCCTCGGAcacgagcagcagcagaggcagctctcctcctccagccccGACCTCATCTGCACCACCCTGGAGGCTGAAGCCCAGGGAAAAGTGGAGCCCTCCGTCAGCGGGCTGGAGAGAGGGGGGAGCCTCAGCGCCTCCGCGGGGTTGGGGGGCGCGGGAGTTGGTGCGGTCGGGCTGGACGACCTCACGGAAACCCCTCCACGCAGTGACACTCCCAGTGAGGATGCTGCATCCTTCCCCTTCTCCAGCAGTCCGGACTCACCGTGTGGAAAGGGAGCGGCGGCACGAAGAGGATCCTTGGGATGTCCTCGTCTTCCCCATGATGGAGACGATAAAGAGGAGGGAGCCGGGGCTGTGAGGTTACCCCGGGGGGCATCGGGGGGAATCGGGAGTCAGCACCTCACACCTTCAGCCATTCTGTACCGGGCAGCTATCACACGCAAACAGGTACCACACTGCTTCATAGTCCCAGAGGTGTCAAggaacaaagtacaaatactttgttaccttaaaggagcttgaaggccggattgtggcaagatttatgaaaaaaatccgtatacattttaagttttctagtaataatgtcagatgaagcgttccaaacccaaaagaatgagccctctagtgtatctctcctttgccttgaacaggctgtgtgctgcaaaatgtgctgcaattcggtcccgaatttcctgggctgcggatgtgacgtcacatgacgctgcatgtgcgttctccccgttctcccgtgccggcttcactgttggctgcagtacccccaacggccgtcgtggtgaggggtggcgctagagagtctcatttcttaaaaggagcctcaagctcctttaagtagaaattttggttatctatattagttattattatctatatgagtaattatttttcagcctCGTTACTcgatttcatttcggcctttaaaaaaaaactatccagttaaattgctccatccggatagagtgaatttggttgtggttgtttcagatgttcttgtccagttttgttcttacatccgttccctcagattcctgcaactaaacttggattcaaataaaggttaggataaatgataacatgcctctgaagtttgactttttttcaccattacaatacttataggcaactagtcgtcatatcttctgctctctgaaacagatGTTAaggctcaatagtacacatatatgcttctttaatatatttgcattatactaagatgcattcattttcaatggcttttgtccttaatggccttttcccccttacattacttttacttttatactttaagtagttttgaaaccagtacttttatacttttacttgagtaaaaaacttgagttgatacttcaacttctgcaggagtatttttaaactctagtatctatacttctacctgagtaatgaatgtgaatacttttgacacctctgcatagtCCTCCTCCCGACCGTACTTGAGCAGGTTGACTCTCACATATTTCCTGTTCCTGACAGAGACGTGGAGTGTCAtcggaagaggaggagggggaagtTGACAGTGAGGTTGAGTTACCACGGAGACGGTGAGTAACTTGCCATTCTTTTGTCACTGGAAAATTCCCTCAAGCCATCCTCCCTTTCTGACAAGTTGCAGATTCGTTCAGAGGGCTAAGAATAGCTTCCAAATTGCGTCATTCTCTCATATCATAAATCTCAGTGACTTTAAAGccagttttgtttcttttgcttTTATCTCGCCAGGCGTCCGACCAGCATTACCAAGTGTCAGTCGGTTTCTACCTTCAGTTCGGAGAACCTGTCGGTCTCCGACGGCGAGGAGGGTCACACCACCGACCACTCCCACAGCGGCACGCCCGACGTGGTCAGCACCAACACGGACGACAGGCTGGACGACCGCAGCGACGACCTCCTGTCTCAGGGGTCAGAGATCCCAGCGGACAACACTGATCCTGCGCAGGCTTCTGATGGCCTGTCAGAGAGAGATGGAGCCCAGGGGCAAGACAAAGCTCATCTGGATGCTGGGCAGAATCCTAATGAGGTAAAAGAAGCTGCATGGAAAGCATTGTGCATAACATTgtgcatcatatatatatatatatatatatatatatatatatatatatatatatatatatatatatatatatatatatatatatatatatatatatatatatatatatatatatatatatatatatatatatgtctcagaaaattagaatattgtgattttctgtaatgcaattacaaaaacaaaaatgtcatacattctggattcattacaaatcaactgaaatattgcaagccttttattattttaatatttctgatcatggcttacagcttaagaaaactcaaatatcctatctcaaaaaatttgaatattctgggaatattaatcttaaactgtaagccataatcagcaatattaaaataataaaaggcttgcaatatttcagttgatatttatgtaatgaatccagaatgtatgacatttttgtttttttaattgcattacagaaaataaagaactttatcacaatattcaagttttctgagacagtcctgtatatataaacTCAAGTAAATGAGTGTTATCTATCTTTTTTGGCCCCTAAATCTTGCATAAAGAAGTAATGGTAGTATTTTTATTTGGTTGGCATTCAGATGTGACTTGCACCTTTTAGTACTTGTAAAACAGAGATCTGGGGTGCCACTCTAACAGATCAAACCAGTCATTCACGTTGCCTTTTGCAGTGGAGACACTCACCAGGCACCTCAAACAGTTTTTCTGGTATCATAAAGCTTCTTGGAGTCAAATTAGTTGCAGCCTGATGATCTTTTGGTGGCAGTGTCTTAACCTATTGTAGCCATAACTGTAGTGTGATGTGGAGTTAATTTGCCAAACGTGAGACTGCATGCCCTGGAGTGACTGTTGCATGCTGCTGTGTCATTGCTCAATTAAAATATTGCTAACCCttatttgacatttcccacatTCTTGCATTTGTGCTTTTACCTAAGTGTCTGCAGCTACTGCTGTGCTTCGTCTCTGACGCCTCTCTGCACTTTCTGCCACTTTCTCTCTAGAGCCGGGCTCTGTGTGATGATTCCGACTGTGACAGTGCCGAGCTGGATCAGTCAGGTAGTGGGGAGCCCAGCCGTCCCCCCAGCGCTGGAGCGTGGGTGCCGTCATCTCAGCCCTACCAGGGCTCTCCGCAGGCCCCCCACACGGGACCTCCGTAGGTCGCCGGGCACAAGCAAAGACctccagcttccccacaacgaGCAGCCATCACAGACTTACACCCATTTATCAGTGCAGTGCATTACTGTTGCCACGAGGGATCATACCTACCACACCATTCAGACTCTGACAAGTTGACTTATGGTGGTCCATAACTTTGTTGGCAGGTAAACGAGCATCAGGTGGAATAGGAAATGTCATAACCAAACACCCGATATTTTGGCAGCTTGTGACATCAGATAAATGTCTGTTAAGTAGGGTTTTTTTAGGCAAAattgttaccacggtaaccttAGCCACTGCTTCAGTTCAGCAAAAACCTTTTCCTCAGACACACACAAGAAGAAACCACACTCTTAGTCCTTTAAACACTATAACTTTTACTCTGGGAGCATCCTCTATGACACTCCACACACTAATGCATCAAATGCTAATGAATAATAATGTAAATATCCCTTACGTACCACATGAGAAATatctaactctattttatttgtaaGATAAAATATAAGACTTAATGGTATGCAGCCCCGTGAACAAATGCatgattacatgtttataatttATGGTTTGAATGTGTCCGTTTTATATTTTGtgaaagtttacacttttttaaTCCTGAAAGTATTATTTCCgtatcttatttttatttatttattttttgtaagtgTCCGCACTCacgaaaaagagagagaaaaaaaaatcaacgtgGATTTAAAATCTCACCAAAAACTATGATTATGATGCATAAATAGGAATCTCAGTagatactatatatatatatatatatatattgttttgttttactctaCTACTGAGTTTCAAACACACGTGACACATGTGAGGTTTTTATTGGGTTCATCAGGTCTGACTTTTGGGTTCACTCTAAATACACCTCTGCCATCGTGTAGTCTAGTTTATTGTTCACAGCTGCAGCAAATGTGTGTGTGGGATCTGTTTGTTCATTTATGCAGACAGGATGTGGAGCATCCTTCTGCCTGATGAACATCTTTCCAAATATATTCAGCAAAAACAACATGACACTACATAAGTTTAAGAAAGTTGTACCCGAGTGTCAATTTAGCGTTTAATGTTTTGTCTGTTATTTTCGTTCT
This is a stretch of genomic DNA from Cololabis saira isolate AMF1-May2022 chromosome 12, fColSai1.1, whole genome shotgun sequence. It encodes these proteins:
- the map3k12 gene encoding mitogen-activated protein kinase kinase kinase 12 isoform X1; the encoded protein is MSGTCIHEPRAPSPSLSGFSTPISEPPYRRLDGDTPACTPETDLTPTQCVLRNVLSIDTGGPGAPSGNSPTPSDRPSAHFDNSVLKLQEHEVCQCGGGAEAGHSPEAGAVRSRSENIRLQSGSGGFLEGLFGCLKPVWTMIGKAYSTEHKHNHEESWEVPFEEISDLQWVGSGAQGAVFLGKFHGEEVAVKKVRDIKETEIKHLRKLKHPNIITFKGVCTQAPCYCILMEYCAQGQLYEVLRAGRNITPSLLVDWAMGIAGGMNYLHLHKIIHRDLKSPNMLITHDDLVKISDFGTSKELSDKSTKMSFAGTVAWMAPEVIRNEPVSEKVDIWSFGVVLWEMLTGEIPYKDVDSSAIIWGVGNNSLQLPIPESCPDGFKILLRQCWNCKPRNRPSFRQILLHLDIASADVLSTPQETYFKSQAEWREEVKQHFEKIKSEGTCLHRLDEELINRRREELRHALDIREHYERKLERANNLYMELSAVMLQLELKEKELQRREQSLDKKYPGLFKHHSSRQSGSSNSMDKLIKKRNVPQKLPSGKRCEITFQPDLLKSEVIIPKMDPSVMQVTIPACPNRSSTSPSRSRRVKTRHRKPGKGSSGDLAGLKANQSSPNRNTAAQANSSTNNTSKQLLEPSAALRGLGHEQQQRQLSSSSPDLICTTLEAEAQGKVEPSVSGLERGGSLSASAGLGGAGVGAVGLDDLTETPPRSDTPSEDAASFPFSSSPDSPCGKGAAARRGSLGCPRLPHDGDDKEEGAGAVRLPRGASGGIGSQHLTPSAILYRAAITRKQRRGVSSEEEEGEVDSEVELPRRRRPTSITKCQSVSTFSSENLSVSDGEEGHTTDHSHSGTPDVVSTNTDDRLDDRSDDLLSQGSEIPADNTDPAQASDGLSERDGAQGQDKAHLDAGQNPNESRALCDDSDCDSAELDQSGSGEPSRPPSAGAWVPSSQPYQGSPQAPHTGPP
- the map3k12 gene encoding mitogen-activated protein kinase kinase kinase 12 isoform X2 translates to MSGTCIHEPRAPSPSLSGFSTPISEPPYRRLDGDTPACTPETDLTPTQCVLRNVLSIDTGGPGAPSGNSPTPSDRPSAHFDNSVLKLQEHEVCQCGGGAEAGHSPEAGAVRSRSENIRLQSGSGGFLEGLFGCLKPVWTMIGKAYSTEHKHNHEESWEVPFEEISDLQWVGSGAQGAVFLGKFHGEEVAVKKVRDIKETEIKHLRKLKHPNIITFKGVCTQAPCYCILMEYCAQGQLYEVLRAGRNITPSLLVDWAMGIAGGMNYLHLHKIIHRDLKSPNMLITHDDLVKISDFGTSKELSDKSTKMSFAGTVAWMAPEVIRNEPVSEKVDIWSFGVVLWEMLTGEIPYKDVDSSAIIWGVGNNSLQLPIPESCPDGFKILLRQCWNCKPRNRPSFRQILLHLDIASADVLSTPQETYFKSQAEWREEVKQHFEKIKSEGTCLHRLDEELINRRREELRHALDIREHYERKLERANNLYMELSAVMLQLELKEKELQRREQSLDKKYPGLFKHHSSRQSGSSNSMDKLIKKRNVPQKLPSGKRPDLLKSEVIIPKMDPSVMQVTIPACPNRSSTSPSRSRRVKTRHRKPGKGSSGDLAGLKANQSSPNRNTAAQANSSTNNTSKQLLEPSAALRGLGHEQQQRQLSSSSPDLICTTLEAEAQGKVEPSVSGLERGGSLSASAGLGGAGVGAVGLDDLTETPPRSDTPSEDAASFPFSSSPDSPCGKGAAARRGSLGCPRLPHDGDDKEEGAGAVRLPRGASGGIGSQHLTPSAILYRAAITRKQRRGVSSEEEEGEVDSEVELPRRRRPTSITKCQSVSTFSSENLSVSDGEEGHTTDHSHSGTPDVVSTNTDDRLDDRSDDLLSQGSEIPADNTDPAQASDGLSERDGAQGQDKAHLDAGQNPNESRALCDDSDCDSAELDQSGSGEPSRPPSAGAWVPSSQPYQGSPQAPHTGPP